The Solea senegalensis isolate Sse05_10M linkage group LG9, IFAPA_SoseM_1, whole genome shotgun sequence genome has a segment encoding these proteins:
- the washc5 gene encoding WASH complex subunit 5, whose amino-acid sequence MVDFLAENNLCGQAILRIVSRGNAIIAELLRLSDFIPTVFRLKDKSDQQKYGDIICDFSYFKGPEYYEGKLEAKPDLQDLDEEFRENNIEILSRFYLAFESVHKYIVDLNRYLEDLHEGVYIQQTLETVLLNEDGKQLLCEALYLYGVMLLVIDQKIEGEVRERMLVSYYRYSAARSSADSNLDDICKLLRSTGYSSQPGAKRPANYPESYFQRVPISAPFISMVIGRLRSDDIYNQVSAYPLPEHRSTALANQAAMLYVCLYFSPSILHTQQAKMREIVDKYFPDNWVISIYMGITVNLVEAWEPYKAAKTALNYTLDSANIKEQATRYAASMESLRPQVQQLLKEGFLREEIILDNIPKLLNCFRDCNVAIRWLMLHSAESAYDPNNKRLRQMKEQVLNDSKYNPRILFQLLLDTAQFEFTLKEMFKQMLLEKQLNWESYKKEGSERMTELAEVFSGVKPLTRVEKNENLQAWFREISKQIESLNYEDSTAAGRKTVQLIQALVEVQEFHQLESNLQVCQFLADTRKFLHQMIRTINIKEEVLITMQIVGDLSYAWQIIDSFTAIMQESIRINPSMVTKLRATFLKLASALDLPLLRINQANSADLLSVSQFYSGELVAYVRKVLQIIPESMFTSLAKIIKLQIHDIMEVPTRLDKDKLKDYSQLGARYEVAKLTHDISIFTEGILMMKTTLVGIIKVDPKQLLEDGIRKELVKRVAYALHKGLIFNPRTKSSELMPKLKDMAATMDGFYRSFEYIQDYVSIYGLKIWQEEVSRIINYNVEQECNSFLRTKIQDWQSVYQSTHIPIPKFSSVDESATFIGRLCREILRITDPKITCYIDQMNTWYDLKSHQEVTNNRLFSEIQNTLGTFGLNGLDRLLCFMIVKELQNFLTMLQKTILRDRAVLDVLKAMLGTVNPVQGIVGNASKVYGSAVAKTQKIWGTYLEVIMKVGQMQILRQQIANELNYSCKFDSKHLAAALENLNKSLLADIEAHYQDPSLPYPKEDNTLLYEITAYLEAAGIHNPLNKIYITTKRLPYFPIINFLFIISQLPKLQYSKNQGMTCRKATDPVDWPPLVLGLLTLLKQFHSRYTQQFLALIGQFIRSIMEQCTSQKIPDMPSDVVGALMFLEDYVKYTKLSRKVAEAHVPSFIFDEFRTIL is encoded by the exons ATGGTGGACTTTCTGGCAGAGAACAACCTGTGCGGCCAAGCCATCCTTAGGATTGTTTCCAGAGGAAATGCCATCATTGCTGAGCTCTTGCGCCTCTCTGATTTCATCCCAACAGTTTTCAGGCTCAAGGACAAGAGTGACCAGCAGAAATATGGAGACATAATCTGTGACTTTAGCTACTTCAAG GGCCCTGAATACTACGAAGGGAAGCTGGAAGCCAAACCTGACCTTCAAGACCTGGATGAGGAGTTCAGAGAGAACAACATTGAGATTCTGTCGAGGTTCTATCTGGCATTTGAGAGTGTCCACAAGTACATAGTGGATCTCAACAG ATATTTGGAAGACCTACATGAGGGTGTTTATATCCAGCAGACCCTGGAGACTGTTTTGCTAAATGAGGATGGAAAACAGCTTCTA TGTGAAGCTCTCTATCTGTATGGAGTCATGTTGCTGGTTATTGACCAAAAAATTGAGGGGGAGGTCCGAGAGAGGATGCTCGTTTCTTACTATAGATACAG TGCTGCCCGTTCATCTGCGGACTCCAACCTTGATGACATCTGCAAGCTCCTGCGTAGCACTGGGTACTCCAGCCAGCCTGGAGCCAAACGACCAGCCAACTATCCAGAGAGCTACTTCCAGAGAGTTCCCATCAGTGCCCCCTTTATCAGCATGGTCATTGGGAGGCTGCGCTCTGACGATATCTATAACCAA GTGTCGGCGTACCCTTTGCCAGAGCATCGTAGCACAGCACTGGCTAACCAGGCAGCCATGCTGTATGTCTGCCTTTACTTCAGCCCTTCCATACTGCACACACAGCAGGCCAAGATGAGAGAGATTGTGGACAAGTACTTCCCTGACAACTGG GTTATCAGCATCTATATGGGGATCACAGTGAACCTAGTGGAGGCCTGGGAACCATACAAAGCTGCCAAGACCGCTCTCAACTACACTCTGGACTCTGCCAACATCAAAGAGCAG GCCACTAGGTACGCAGCCAGCATGGAGTCCCTGAGGCCACAggtgcagcagctgctgaaggaAGGTTTCCTGAGGGAGGAAATCATCCTGGACAACATCCCCAAACTGCTCAACTGTTTTAGAGACTGTAACGTTGCCATTCGCTGGCTTATGCTGCACTCTGCAGAGTCAG CCTATGACCCAAACAACAAGCGACTGCGCCAGATGAAAGAGCAAGTTCTCAATGACTCCAAGTACAACCCCAGGATCCTGTTCCAGCTCCTGCTTGATACTGCACAGTTTGAGTTCACGCTCAAAGAG ATGTTCAAGCAGATGCTGTTAGAGAAGCAGCTCAATTGGGAGAGCTACAAGAAAGAGGGATCAGAGAGAATGACTGAGCTGGCTGAAGTCTTCTCTGGTGTCAAACCACTCACCAGGGTGGAGAAAAATG AGAACTTACAAGCCTGGTTCAGAGAAATCTCAAAGCAGATTGAGTCTTTAAATTATGAGGACTCTACAGCTGCTGGGAGGAAGACAGTTCAGCTCATACAGGCTCTTGTAGAG GTCCAGGAGTTCCATCAGCTGGAATCTAACCTGCAGGTTTGTCAGTTTTTGGCTGACACCAGGAAGTTCCTGCACCAAATGATCCGCACCATCAATATCAAAGAAGAAGTCCTCATTACCATGCAGATAGTGGGAGACCTGTCTTACGCATGGCAGATTATTGACAG CTTCACAGCCATCATGCAGGAGAGCATCAGAATTAACCCGTCCATGGTCACAAAACTGAGAGCTACATTTCTGAAG CTGGCATCTGCGCTGGATCTGCCGTTGCTCCGCATCAACCAGGCCAACAGTGCTGACCTGTTGAGTGTCTCACAGTTCTATTCTGGAGAGTTGGTGGCTTATGTGAGAAAG GTGCTTCAGATCATCCCAGAAAGTATGTTCACTTCTCTGGCCAAGATCATCAAGCTTCAGATCCATGACATCATGGAAGTGCCCACACGGCTCGATAAGGACAAGCTAAAGGACTACTCCCAACTCGGGGCCCGCTATGAA GTGGCTAAACTCACCCATGACATCTCCATTTTCACTGAGGGCATCCTGATGATGAAAACCACTCTCGTGGGGATCATTAAG GTGGATCCTAAGCAGCTTCTGGAGGATGGCATCAGGAAGGAGCTGGTGAAGAGGGTCGCGTATGCTTTGCACAAAGGTTTGATCTTCAACCCCAGGACTAAG TCCAGTGAGCTGATGCCTAAGTTGAAGGACATGGCAGCCACCATGGATGGGTTCTACAGGTCGTTTGAATACATCCAGGACTACGTCAGCATTTATGGCCTTAAGATTTGGCAGGAGGAAGTGTCACGCATCATCAACTACAATGTGGAACAGGAATGCAACAGCTTCCTCAGGACCAAG ATCCAAGACTGGCAGAGTGTGTACCAGTCCACCCACATCCCCATCCCCAAATTTTCCTCTGTGGATGAGAGTGCCACCTTTATTGGTCGTCTCTGCAGAGAAATTCTCCGAATCACTGATCCTAA AATAACGTGCTACATTGACCAGATGAACACCTGGTATGACTTGAAGAGCCACCAGGAAGTGACCAACAACAGGCTCTTCTCTGAGATCCAGAACACTCTGGGTACCTTTGGCCTAAATGGACTGGACCGTCTACTCTGCTTCATGATTGTCAAGGAGTTGCAG AACTTCCTGACAATGCTTCAGAAGACAATTCTGAGGGACCGAGCAGTGTTGGATGTCTTGAAAGCAATGCTGGGTACTGTCAACCCAGTTCAGGGCATTGTTG GTAATGCCAGCAAAGTTTACGGCAGTGCTGTGGCCAAGACACAGAAGATCTGGGGCACATACCTGGAGGTCATCATGAAG GTTGGTCAGATGCAGATTCTCAGACAGCAGATTGCTAATGAGCTGAATTACTCCTGCAAGTTTGACTCCAAACACCTAGCTGCTGCCCTGGAGAACCTTAACAA GTCTCTGCTGGCAGACATTGAAGCTCACTACCAGGATCCATCCTTGCCCTATCCTAAAGAAGACAACACTCTTCTTTATGAGATCACTGCCTACCTGGAGGCTGCCGGCATTCACAACCCTCTCAACAAG ATCTACATCACAACCAAGCGCCTACCTTACTTTCCCATCATCAACTTCCTGTTCATTATTTCTCAGCTGCCTAAACTTCAGTACAGCAAAAACCAAG GAATGACATGCAGGAAAGCCACGGATCCAGTTGACTGGCCTCCATTAGTGCTAGGCCTGCTCACCCTTCTCAAGCAGTTCCACTCCAGATACACGCAACAGTTCTTGGCTCTCATTGGCCAGTTCATCCGGTCAATCATGGAGCAGTGTACAAG TCAAAAGATCCCTGACATGCCCTCTGATGTGGTGGGAGCACTGATGTTCCTCGAAGACTATGTGAAGTACACAAAATTGTCACGCAAG GTGGCTGAAGCCCATGTGCCAAGTTTCATCTTTGATGAGTTCAGGACAATTCTGTGA